CGGCTGAGCCGCGCGGCATCCTGCGTGTAACGCGCGGGCAATAGTTTGAGGGCGACTTGACGGCGCAAACGCCGGTCGTGCGCCAGATAAACCACGCCCATGCCGCCGCGCCCGAGTTGGCGAAGGAGTTGGTAATGGCCCAACGTCAAACCGGTACGTGAGTCTTCGCCCGCCAGCCAATCGGCGGCCAATTCCCCCGGCGGCGCTTCAATGAAATTTTCAGCGCGTTGTTGGAAGCCGAGTAGCGATTCGAGTTCATGCCGCAAATCGTCATCACCCGCGCACGCTGCGGCGAGAAAAGCCGCGCGCTCGGCAGGCGGGCGTTCCAGCGCTTCGGGCAGGATAGCGTCAATGCGTTGCCAGCGTTCAGGCGTCATCGGCTGCACCTTTGCTCATTTCCCGCAACAGCCAGACTTTCGCTGTATTCCAATCGCGGATCACGGTGATGGCCGCGATGCCGAGCGCTTCGGCGGTTTCTTCGACGCTCAGGCCGCCGAAATAACGCAACTCGACCACGCGGCTTTTGCGCTCGTCGAATTTCGCCAAGTCCTGCAAGGCATCGTCGAGCGCAAGCAATTCGTCGGCGCGTTCAAGGGCGACGCCGGCGGCTTCGTCGAGCGAGACTTTGTGCGCCGCGCCGCCGCGCTTGGCAAAATTGCGCGAACGGGCGTGATCCACCAGGATGCGCCGCATTGCCTGCGCCGCAACGCAGAAAAAGTGCGCGCGGTTCTGCCACGAAATCTGCTCGTGATCCACCAGCCGCAGATACGCTTCGTTGACCAGCGCCGAAGTTTGCAAGGTGTGTTCCCGCCGTTCGTGGCGCAAATAGGCGCGCGCGATGCGCCGCAATTCGTCGTACACCAATGGCATCAGGCGGTCGAGCGCCGCCCGGTCGCCAGCGCGCCAATCCAGCAGCAGTCGCGTCACATTGATTGCGGAAGAATCCATCGAGCGCTCTTTCGTTGTGTGTGCAAGCAGGTCTCTTGCAGGGAAACACATTCATTGGAAACGCGCGCAGTATAAAGGCAAACCCGTGCGGCGGCGAGGCAGCGGCAATCCTCAAAAAATTATTTCAGCGTGATGATAGTTGGCGTGTCGTGTTCGCGCCTCTCTTAGTGAGCGGCAAAGAATGACCGGCCTCG
This portion of the Acidobacteriota bacterium genome encodes:
- a CDS encoding sigma-70 family RNA polymerase sigma factor — translated: MDSSAINVTRLLLDWRAGDRAALDRLMPLVYDELRRIARAYLRHERREHTLQTSALVNEAYLRLVDHEQISWQNRAHFFCVAAQAMRRILVDHARSRNFAKRGGAAHKVSLDEAAGVALERADELLALDDALQDLAKFDERKSRVVELRYFGGLSVEETAEALGIAAITVIRDWNTAKVWLLREMSKGAADDA